In a genomic window of Erigeron canadensis isolate Cc75 chromosome 5, C_canadensis_v1, whole genome shotgun sequence:
- the LOC122601858 gene encoding protein FAR1-RELATED SEQUENCE 5-like gives MAIILNSNSIQQNSEINHQNNASTSTDSSIFDSYPDNTELTISDGETVKYIPRKYTVGKEIKTEFGSKWIPECANEIKPSLGMEFGCIDEAFNFYSQYALSSGFEPRRFSHRTAKDDFGVQFVKYKWIVCSREGSKRKRRSDSKQSRNRPTQRTSCEACILIVFNAEGRYSIYHFEEMHNHFLVHPDFRKHLKSCRSLDYSKQVFLHHLTEASIGPSVGYRILTKIHGGHEAVGASKTDCKNWKRKYNSYIGEADSQMMVNMLKQKKEFLEDFSFEYFTVNDGELAGLFWADEVSKLNYYAFGDVVSFDETYRTNKYDMVFIPFAGIDNHKKCVTFGAGMLAKEDISSYKWLLNEFKNAFPREPKVVLTDQDPSMKVAVSDVFKTARHRLCMWHIMEKVPVKINKEEFDKQWLHVLTKYDADENKWLNDMYKLRYNWIPTYFQDWEMSGLMRTSSRSESESHMFQQLMNSSSTLIEFYTHFDTAMQSQRWVQSENDQKSMYTTLDLATEYALERHAHTLFTHDVILDIQKEMCEAFKHCLCFNVSELTDGSKTFSITDTSVKSCDIDDSIDRDANPNYFDELVHRHSQVTFNFEDKVVTCSCKKFERCGIFCKHIYYVLRLCGVEEIPDEYITKRWMKCVVPGRRVGKLNLLPNQKNELKPILLDIFRNVDACVNRYLADPAKLVQFRDTLEELKKKAGDDMGSKPPMGSKEFMAAMTGLPQPSSNEVTNPQNIRNKGCGTKRRLKSDREEAI, from the exons ATGGCGATCATTCTAAACTCAAATTCTATTCAACAAAATTCAGAAAttaatcatcaaaataatgcCTCTACCTCTACTGATAGCTCAATTTTCGATTCATATCCAGATAATACGGAATTAACGATTTCAGATGGAGAAA cGGTTAAGTATATTCCAAGGAAATATACAGTTGGGAAGGAGATTAAGACTGAATTTGGTTCAAAATGGATTCCAGAGTGTGCTAATGAGATTAAACCTTCATTAGGAATGGAATTTGGTTGTATTGATGAAGCATTCAACTTTTATAGTCAATATGCACTATCAAGTGGTTTTGAACCTAGGAGGTTTTCACATAGGACCGCTAAAGATGATTTTGGTGTTCaatttgtaaaatataagtGGATTGTTTGTAGTAGGGAAGGTTCCAAACGGAAAAGAAGAAGTGATTCTAAGCAGAGTAGAAATAGACCAACTCAAAGGACTAGTTGTGAAGCTTGTATTCTTATAGTTTTTAATGCTGAAGGTAGATATTCCATTTATCATTTTGAGGAGATGCATAATCACTTTCTTGTGCATCCAGATTTTCGTAAGCATCTTAAGTCTTGTAGAAGTTTGGATTATTCAAAACAAGTCTTTTTGCATCATTTGACAGAGGCTAGTATAGGACCTAGTGTCGGGTATAGAATACTAACTAAGATTCATGGTGGACATGAAGCAGTAGGTGCTTCAAAGACTGACTGTaagaattggaaaaggaagtACAATTCATATATTGGTGAAGCAGATTCtcagatgatggttaacatgttgaagcaaaaaaaagaatttttagaAGATTTTAGCTTTGAATATTTCACCGTGAATGATGGGGAGTTGGCAGGTCTCTTTTGGGCAGATGAAGTTTCTAAGTTGAATTACTATGCATTTGGGGATGTTGTATCTTTCGATGAAACTTACCGTACTAACAA GTACGATATGGTATTCATTCCATTCGCGGGAATTGATAATCACAAAAAGTGTGTTACATTTGGAGCTGGAATGCTTGCTAAAGAGGATATTTCTTCCTATAAATGGCTCCTGAATGAATTCAAGAATGCATTTCCTCGTGAACCTAAGGTTGTATTGACAGATCAAGATCCATCAATGAAAGTGGCTGTTTCTGATGTTTTTAAGACGGCTAGACATAGATTATGTATGTGGCATATCATGGAGAAGGTGCCTGTAAAg ATTAATAAAGAAGAGTTTGACAAACAATGGCTTCATGTTCTTACAAAGTATGATGCTGAtgaaaataagtggttgaatgACATGTATAAGCTTAGGTATAACTGGATTCCAACATATTTTCAAGACTGGGAAATGTCGGGACTTATGAGGACATCATCTAGGTCTGAAAGTGAAAGTCACATGTTTCAGCAACTGATGAATTCGTCTTCCACTttgattgagttttatactCATTTTGATACTGCTATGCAAAGTCAAAGATGGGTTCAATCTGAAAATGATCAAAAATCGATGTATACCACTCTTGATCTGGCAACTGAATATGCATTGGAAAGACACGCTCATACGTTGTTTACGCATGATGTTATTTTGGATATCCAGAAAGAAATGTGTGAGGCCTTCAAACATTGCCTTTGTTTCAATGTTTCCGAGTTGACTGATGGTTCGAAGACTTTTTCAATAACTGATACAAGTGTCAAATCATGTGATATTGATGACTCTATTGACAGAGATGCAAATCCTAACTATTTTGATGAACTTGTTCATCGTCATAGCCAG GTTACtttcaattttgaagataaaGTAGTAACGTGTTCGTGCAAAAAATTTGAAAGATGTGGGATTTTTTGCAAACATATTTACTATGTTTTGAGATTATGTGGAGTGGAAGAGATACCAGATGAGTATATAACAAAGAGATGGATGAAGTGTGTTGTACCTGGACGAAGAGTTGGCAAACTGAATTTGTTGCCGAATCAAAAGAATGAATTGAAGCCTATTTTACTTGATATTTTCCGAAATGTAGATGCTTGTGTAAATAGGTATTTGGCTGACCCAGCAAAACTTGTTCAATTTAGAGACACTTTGGAAGAGTTGAAAAAGAAAGCTGGTGATGATATGGGCTCTAAGCCTCCAATGGGTTCAAAAGAATTTATGGCTGCAATGACTGGACTGCCTCAACCTTCTTCAAATGAAGTAACTAATCCACAAAATATACGAAATAAAGGTTGTGGAACTAAAAGAAGGCTCAAGAGTGACCGAGAAGAGGctatttga
- the LOC122601857 gene encoding protein FAR1-RELATED SEQUENCE 5-like, translated as MEFGCIDEAFNFYSQYALSSGFEPRRFSHRTAKDDFGVQFVKYKWIVCSREGSKRKRRSDSKQSRNRPTQRTSCEACILIVFNAEEASIGPSVGYRILTKIHGGHEAVGASKTDCLFWADEVSKLNYYALGMLYLSMNLPYDMVFIPFAGIDNHKKCVTFGAGMLAKEDISSYKWLLNEFKNAFPREPKVVLTDQDPSMKVAVSDVFKTARHRLCMWHIMEKVPVKVSHIILKSGLRGDLLKIVWTDKINKEEFDKQWLHVLTKYDADENKWLNDMYKLRYNWIPTYFQDWEMSGLMRTSSSQRWVQSENDQKSMYTTLDLATEYALERHAHTLFTHDVILDIQKEMCEAFKHCLCFNVSELTDGSKTFSITDTSVKSCDIDDSIDRDANPNYFDELVHRHSQVTFNFEDKVVTCSCKKFERCGIFCKHIYYVLRLCGVEEIPDEYLADPAKLVQFRDTLEELKKKAGDDMGSKPPMGSKEFMAAMTGLPQPSSNEVTNPQNIRNKGCGTKRRLKSDREEAILKEKNWRNCAYCKSLQQHDIRTCPIRIKAEKLEKEKLRKK; from the exons ATGGAATTTGGTTGTATTGATGAAGCATTCAACTTTTATAGTCAATATGCACTATCAAGTGGTTTTGAACCTAGGAGGTTTTCACATAGGACCGCTAAAGATGATTTTGGTGTTCaatttgtaaaatataagtGGATTGTTTGTAGTAGGGAAGGTTCCAAACGGAAAAGAAGAAGTGATTCTAAGCAGAGTAGAAATAGACCAACTCAAAGGACTAGTTGTGAAGCTTGTATTCTTATAGTTTTTAATGCTGAAG AGGCTAGTATAGGACCTAGTGTCGGGTATAGAATACTAACTAAGATTCATGGTGGACATGAAGCAGTAGGTGCTTCAAAGACTGACT GTCTCTTTTGGGCAGATGAAGTTTCTAAGTTGAATTACTATGCATTGGGGATGTTGTATCTTTCGATGAACTTACC GTACGATATGGTATTCATTCCATTCGCGGGAATTGATAATCACAAAAAGTGTGTTACATTTGGAGCTGGAATGCTTGCTAAAGAGGATATTTCTTCCTATAAATGGCTCCTGAATGAATTCAAGAATGCATTTCCTCGTGAACCTAAGGTTGTATTGACAGATCAAGATCCATCAATGAAAGTGGCTGTTTCTGATGTTTTTAAGACGGCTAGACATAGATTATGTATGTGGCATATCATGGAGAAGGTGCCTGTAAAg GTTTCTCACATTATTCTTAAGTCTGGATTAAGAGGTGACCTTTTGAAAATTGTGTGGACCGATAAGATTAATAAAGAAGAGTTTGACAAACAATGGCTTCATGTTCTTACAAAGTATGATGCTGAtgaaaataagtggttgaatgACATGTATAAGCTTAGGTATAACTGGATTCCAACATATTTTCAAGACTGGGAAATGTCGGGACTTATGAGGACATCATCTAG TCAAAGATGGGTTCAATCTGAAAATGATCAAAAATCGATGTATACCACTCTTGATCTGGCAACTGAATATGCATTGGAAAGACACGCTCATACGTTGTTTACGCATGATGTTATTTTGGATATCCAGAAAGAAATGTGTGAGGCCTTCAAACATTGCCTTTGTTTCAATGTTTCCGAGTTGACTGATGGTTCGAAGACTTTTTCAATAACTGATACAAGTGTCAAATCATGTGATATTGATGACTCTATTGACAGAGATGCAAATCCTAACTATTTTGATGAACTTGTTCATCGTCATAGCCAG GTTACtttcaattttgaagataaaGTAGTAACGTGTTCGTGCAAAAAATTTGAAAGATGTGGGATTTTTTGCAAACATATTTACTATGTTTTGAGATTATGTGGAGTGGAAGAGATACCAGATGA GTATTTGGCTGACCCAGCAAAACTTGTTCAATTTAGAGACACTTTGGAAGAGTTGAAAAAGAAAGCTGGTGATGATATGGGCTCTAAGCCTCCAATGGGTTCAAAAGAATTTATGGCTGCAATGACTGGACTGCCTCAACCTTCTTCAAATGAAGTAACTAATCCACAAAATATACGAAATAAAGGTTGTGGAACTAAAAGAAGGCTCAAGAGTGACCGAGAAGAGgctattttgaaagaaaagaattgGAGAAATTGTGCATACTGCAAATCTCTACAGCAACATGATATTCGAACTTGTCCAATCAGAATTAAGGCTGAGAAGTTAGAAAAGGAGAaactaagaaaaaaatga